One window from the genome of Pseudomonas sp. L5B5 encodes:
- a CDS encoding ParA family protein: protein MRVVSVVSTKGGVGKTTVAANLGGLLADAGLRVLLLDMDSQPTLSSYYSFGQRAVAGAYELIAFNETTPTQIISRTVITRLDLIISNDDQGRLSTLLLHAPDGRLRLRNLVDNFRLNYDVLLIDTQGARSVLLEMAILASDLALSPITPEMLAARELHRGTLKLMRELEPFRHLGIPLPSLRLLLNQVNTIRLDTRMIICGLRNTLAEATNTSVLDTVIPDRVAYLNAATLSLPVHRIDSRQTRQRRSPSALETMQALAIELFPEWREAISKVTG, encoded by the coding sequence ATGCGTGTGGTATCGGTAGTTTCCACCAAAGGTGGAGTAGGTAAAACCACTGTAGCCGCTAATCTTGGTGGTCTGCTGGCAGATGCTGGCTTGCGCGTTCTACTGCTCGATATGGATAGCCAACCCACCCTCTCCAGCTACTACTCCTTTGGCCAGAGAGCAGTCGCTGGTGCCTACGAGCTCATTGCATTCAATGAAACAACACCTACGCAGATTATTTCGCGTACTGTAATTACAAGGCTAGACCTGATCATCTCCAACGACGATCAAGGCCGACTGAGCACCTTGCTGCTACATGCCCCTGACGGACGTTTACGACTGCGCAATCTGGTCGACAATTTCCGTCTCAATTATGACGTGCTCTTAATCGACACTCAGGGCGCACGCAGCGTGTTGCTGGAGATGGCCATACTGGCTTCTGACCTCGCCCTCTCTCCCATCACTCCGGAAATGCTCGCCGCCCGCGAACTGCACCGCGGTACTTTGAAGCTGATGAGAGAACTCGAGCCGTTCCGTCACCTGGGCATTCCACTACCCTCTTTGCGATTGCTACTGAACCAGGTGAATACCATTCGATTGGACACACGGATGATCATCTGTGGTCTTCGCAATACCCTCGCTGAGGCTACCAACACCTCGGTTTTAGACACTGTAATTCCCGACCGGGTGGCCTACCTCAATGCAGCCACGCTCAGCTTGCCCGTTCACCGGATTGATTCGCGCCAGACACGTCAACGACGCTCACCATCAGCGCTGGAAACCATGCAGGCACTGGCCATCGAGTTGTTTCCGGAATGGCGCGAAGCGATCTCTAAGGTGACCGGGTGA